The following coding sequences are from one Gossypium raimondii isolate GPD5lz chromosome 4, ASM2569854v1, whole genome shotgun sequence window:
- the LOC105779759 gene encoding 3-dehydrosphinganine reductase TSC10A encodes MVLLSLILLPILLLLLYFIVRPRPVTIPIKNRHVFITGGSSGIGLALAHQAASQGARVSLLARSLNKLQEAKESIRRSSGLDVSIFSADVRDYDAVQKAVNDAGPIDVLVVNQGVFVPQELDKQGLDEIKFMIDVNLMGSFNVIKAALPLMKERKDRLPASISLISSQAGQVGIYGYTAYSASKFGLRGLAEALQQEVIADNIHVSVVYPPDTDTPGFEKENEVRPELTKLLAGSSGSMKADEVAKKALDGIKSGSFTVPCNFEGHMLAIATAGLSPERSFLMAFIEVASVGVLRLVGLFFQWNWYQTIENWHAKKNRT; translated from the exons ATGGTGTTACTCTCTCTTATTTTGCTCCctatcctcctcctcctcctctacTTTATCGTCCGCCCCCGCCCAGTCACTATCCCAATAAAGAACCGCCACGTCTTCATAACAGGTGGGTCAAGCGGGATCGGGCTAGCCTTAGCCCACCAAGCCGCTTCCCAAGGAGCTCGAGTCTCACTCTTAGCTCGATCTCTTAACAAACTCCAAGAAGCCAAAGAATCGATTCGCCGTTCCTCCGGCCTCGACGTTTCGATATTTTCTGCTGATGTTCGTGACTACGACGCTGTCCAGAAGGCGGTTAACGATGCCGGACCCATCGATGTCCTGGTAGTTAACCAGGGGGTTTTTGTGCCTCAGGAGCTTGACAAGCAGGGATTGGATGAGATCAAGTTTATGATAGATGTGAATCTCATGGGGAGTTTTAATGTCATCAAAGCTGCTTTGCCGCTGATGAAGGAGAGGAAGGACCGTTTGCCCGCTTCCATCTCTCTTATTTCTTCCCAAGCTGGTCAG GTAGGAATTTATGGTTACACAGCATACTCTGCCAGTAAATTTGGGCTCCGGGGATTAGCAGAAGCATTGCAGCAGGAGGTTATTGCGGATAATATCCATGTCTCTGTTGTATACCCACCTGATACCGACACTCCTGGTTTTGAGAAAG AAAATGAAGTTAGACCAGAGCTCACAAAATTGCTAGCGGGCTCCTCTGGTTCAATGAAAGCTGATGAAGTTGCCAAGAAAGCTTTAGATGGCATCAAATCTGGAAGTTTCACAGTCCCTTGCAACTTTGAGGGGCACATGCTGGCTATAGCTACTGCTGGTTTATCCCCTGAAAGATCTTTCTTAATGGCATTCATTGAGGTGGCTTCTGTCGGTGTCTTACGTCTTGTAGGTTTATTTTTCCAATGGAACTGGTATCAGACCATAGAAAATTggcatgcaaagaaaaata GGACATAG